The Tigriopus californicus strain San Diego chromosome 5, Tcal_SD_v2.1, whole genome shotgun sequence genome includes a region encoding these proteins:
- the LOC131881101 gene encoding uncharacterized protein LOC131881101 — protein sequence MSANFRLPPTPSFTCSKYLRYGVVEVKPFEPGQRYRSRKDMENTIRGYRSLSQGIRETSVEIGNNRKRMQSVDRHVLPQLAFHNSTVSYSSQRMSGNAWSHRYDYNRKAFPPIGKAMTSEPGMKHAYRYFGTRPTE from the exons ATGAGTGCCAACTTCCGACTTCCGCCCACGCCGAGTTTTACCTGCTCCAAATACCTTCGCTATGGAGTGGTGGAAGTCAAACCCTTTGAACCTGGACAACGATATCGCAGCAGAAAGGACATGGAAAATACG ATTCGAGGCTATCGGTCGTTGTCCCAAGGAATTCGGGAAACCTCGGTGGAAATTGGGAATAACCGGAAGCGAATGCAATCGGTGGATCGGCATGTGTTGCCTCAGCTCGCGTTTCACAACTCCACGGTGAGCTATTCCTCACAGAGAATGAGCGGAAATGCCTGGAGCCATCGATACGATTACAACCGGAAGGCGTTTCCCCCCATTGGGAAAGCCATGACCTCGGAGCCTGGAATGAAGCACGCCTATCGGTACTTTGGAACCCGACCCACGGAATGA
- the LOC131881095 gene encoding exportin-7-like, which translates to MEGQRLAGNGGPGLVGVNHVNGGPGPGGGGGSGGQGDVPELEVLCKQLYESQDSHTRTQAEKALVTFQNSSSPDCLNQCQMLLERGSSPYSQLLATTTLTKLISRTAQVLSLAQRVDIRNYVLSYLYNQPKLTPFVVQGLVTLFARITKLGWFDTQDEDFAFRNVITDIHRFLQGNADHCMIGVQLLSQLTCEMNQISEADANRSLTKHRKIASSFRDTQLFAIFQLACQLLRTAYESRKNLNFNDESQHELLKQLLRLAHNCLTFDFIGTSTDESSDDLCTVQIPTSWRPAFLEVSTLQLFFDLYSSLPVSLSPLALSCLVQIASVRRSLFNNAERGKFLNQLVTGVREILQSPNGLQDPNNYHEFCRLLSRLKSNYQLGELVTVDNYPDAIRLMAKFTVESLQMWQFAPNSIHYLLSLWQRMVASVPYVKAAEPHLLETYTPEVTQAYITSRLESVAVVIRDGLEDPLDDNGMVTQQLDQLSVIGRCEYGKTCQLLVQLFDQSAASYQEMIASANTTSKLDVTVQEGRLTWLVYIIGSAVGGRISFNSNDEHDAMDGELVCRVLQLMRLTDSRLAQQGCEKLELALMSFFEQFRKIYVGDQVQKTSKVYRRLSDVLGLNDESMVLSVIIRKIITNLKYWGSSEQIVSKTLQLLSDLSVGYGTVRKLVKLEEVGFLLSHHTAEHYPFLGVNVSVTEMRCRSMFYTSLGRLLMVDLGEDEEKFDQFMMPLTQAFETLGRVMMSSNSGYNSEEVRKSVIGLARDLRGLAHAFNTKVSYMMLFEWIYPQYTPILQRAMEIWFSDPHVTTPVLKLFAELVQNRSQRLQFDVSSPNGILLFREASKIICTYGSRILNVNVPKEQIYPGKLKGISICFSMLKASLSGNYVNFGVFRLYGDEALDNSLKTFVKLLLSVPQSDLLDYPKLSQTYYFLLECLATDHMSFLATMEPQVFLYILSSISEGLNAIDTMVCTGCCATLDHIVTYLFKQVTSKGKIRRGQVIPDNDALVQVIKVRPELLQQMLSTVLNIIMFEDCRNQWSMSRPLLGLILLNEEYFEQLRDQIIQAQPSDKQTAMATWFKNLMEGIERNLLTKNRDRFTQNLSVFRRDINDSLKGPNVTTTTVNDMMTS; encoded by the exons ATGGAAGGCCAACGCCTGGCTGGCAATGGTGGCCCTGGATTGGTCGGCGTGAACCATGTTAACGGTGGACCGGGTCCGGGCGGGGGAGGCGGCAGCGGCGGCCAAGGG GACGTGCCGGAGTTGGAGGTACTGTGTAAGCAGCTCTACGAGTCTCAAGATTCGCACACGCGCACCCAAGCCGAAAAAGCCTTAGTCACATTCCAAAACAGCTCATCGCCCGATTG CTTGAATCAATGTCAAATGTTGTTGGAACGTGGCAGCTCGCCCTACTCGCAGCTCTTGGCCACCACGACCTTAACCAAATTAATCAGTCGCACGGCCCAAGTATTGTCGTTGGCGCAACGAGTCGATATCCGCAATTATGTCTTGTCTTACCTCTACAACCAACCCAAACTGACGCCGTTCGTGGTCCAAGGTTTGGTCACATTATTTGCCCGGATCACCAAGTTGGGTTGGTTTGACACCCAAGACGAAGACTTTGCTTTCCGGAATGTCATCACCGATATCCATCGCTTTCTTCAG GGCAACGCCGACCATTGCATGATAGGTGTGCAATTGCTCTCCCAGTTGACCTGCGAGATGAACCAGATCAGTGAGGCCGATGCCAACCGATCCCTCACCAAACACCGCAAGATTGCTTCCTCATTTCGAGACACGCAGCTCTTTGCTATCTTCCAATTAGCGTGCCAGCTTTTGCGCACCGCTTACGAAAGCCGGAAAAATCTCAATTTTAACGACGAGTCACAG CACGAGTTACTGAAGCAACTCCTTCGTCTGGCTCATAACTGTCTCACGTTTGATTTCATCGGGACATCTACGGACGAATCTTCAGATGATCTCTGCACGGTCCAG ATTCCCACGTCTTGGCGGCCTGCATTCTTGGAAGTGAGCACATTGCAGTTATTCTTTGACTTATATTCGTCGCTTCCGGTGAGTTTGTCCCCTTTGGCCTTGTCGTGTTTGGTCCAAATTGCATCCGTGCGCCGGTCACTTTTCAATAACGCCGAGCGAGGCAAGTTTCTGAACCAGCTTGTGACCGGTGTTCGGGAGATTCTTCAGAGTCCTAACGGCCTTCAAGACCCTAACAACTATCATGAGTTCTGTCG ATTACTATCCCGGCTCAAGTCAAACTATCAGTTGGGTGAATTGGTGACCGTGGACAATTATCCAGACGCCATTCGCCTGATGGCCAAGTTCACCGTGGAGTCCCTTCAGATGTGGCAGTTCGCACCCAATTCCATTCATTACCTTCTTTCGTTGTGGCAACGCATGGTGGCGTCTGTGCCTTACGTGAAGGCCGCCGAACCCCATCTTCTGGAGACTTATACACCCGAAGTCACACAAGCCTACATCACGTCTCGTCTGGAGTCAGTGGCAGTTGTGATCAG AGATGGATTGGAGGATCCCTTGGACGATAATGGGATGGTGACCCAACAACTGGATCAGCTCTCGGTGATAGGCAGATGTGAGTACGGAAAGACTTGCCAGCTTCTTGTGCAACTCTTCGACCAATCCGCTGCCTCATATCAAGAAATGATCGCTAGTGCTAACACCACGTCCAAATTAGACGTCACCGTTCAAGAGG GTCGATTGACTTGGTTGGTGTACATCATTGGATCGGCAGTGGGCGGTCGAATTTCATTCAATAGCAACGATGAGCATGATGCCATGGATGGTGAGCTAGTTTGTCGTGTCCTACAACTCATGAGGCTCACTGACAGTCGTCTAGCGCAA CAAGGGTGCGAGAAACTGGAATTGGCGCTCATGAGCTTCTTCGAGCAATTCCGAAAAATTTACGTGGGAGATCAAGTGCAAAAGACCTCGAAAGTGTATCGAAGATTGTCCGATGTTTTGGGATTGAATGACGAGTCCATGGTGTTATCCGTGATCATCCGGAAAAT CATTACTAACCTGAAATACTGGGGTAGCTCCGAGCAAATCGTTTCCAAAACCCTTCAGCTTCTCTCGGATTTGAGTGTGGGCTATGGAACGGTGAGGAAACTTGTGAAACTAGAAGAGGTGGGATTCCTCCTATCCCATCACACGGCCGAGCACTATCCTTTCCTAGGAGTTAACGTCTCCGTCACAGAAATGAGATGCAG GTCCATGTTTTACACATCTTTGGGCCGGTTACTCATGGTGGATTTGGGGGAAGACGAGGAAAAATTCGACCAATTCATGATGCCGCTGACGCAGGCCTTCGAGACCTTAGGTCGGGTCATGATGAGCTCCAACTCTGGGTACAACTCAGAAGAG GTTCGAAAGTCTGTGATTGGTTTGGCTCGAGATTTGCGTGGCCTGGCACATGCATTTAACACCAAAGTGTCTTACATGATGCTTTTCGAGTGGATCTATCCCCAATATACGCCCATATTGCAAAGGGCGATGGAAATTTGGTTCAGTGATCCACACGTGACCACGCCCGTTTTGAAATTATTCGCTGAGCTGGTTCAAAATCGATCCC AGAGGCTGCAATTCGACGTGTCATCGCCTAATGGCATTTTGCTCTTCCGCGAGGCCAGCAAAATCATTTGCACATACG GAAGTCGAATTTTAAATGTGAACGTACCTAAAGAACAGATATATCCTGGCAAACTCAAAGGCATCAGCATATGCTTCTCCATGCTCAAGGCATCCTTATCTGGGAACTACGTGAACTTTGGTGTGTTTCGTCTGTATGGTGATGAAGCTCTCGATAACTCTCTGAAAACATTTGTCAAGCTTCTGCTTTCAGTCCCGCAATCTGATTtgttg gATTATCCCAAGCTTTCACAGACTTACTACTTCCTTTTGGAATGTCTCGCCACAGACCACATGAGTTTTCTAGCCACGATGGAACCCCAGGTGTTCCTGTACATCTTGTCCTCGATCTCCGAAGGTCTCAATGCCATAG ACACGATGGTTTGCACTGGATGCTGCGCCACTCTTGATCATATCGTCACCTATCTCTTCAAACAAGTCACTTCGAAAG GGAAAATTCGTCGTGGTCAGGTGATACCGGATAATGATGCGCTGGTTCAAGTGATCAAAGTCAGGCCTGAACTTCTTCAGCAGATGCTTTCGACCGTTTTGAATATCATTATGTTCGAGGATTGCCGCAACCAGTGGTCCATGTCGAGGCCTTTACTGGGCCTTATCCTGCTAAATGAAGAGTACTTTGAACAACTCCGAGACCAAATCATTCAAGCCCAGCCTTCAGACAAGCAAACAGCCATGGCCACGTGGTTTAAGAACCTGATGGAGGGCATTGAACGAAATCTGCTCACGAAGAACAGAGACAG ATTCACTCAAAATCTTTCGGTGTTTCGACGTGATATCAATGATTCGCTCAAGGGCCCAAACGTGACAACAACCACTGTGAACGATATGATGACATCTTGA